Part of the Deinococcus grandis genome, GCTGCTGGACGCGCTGCTGGACCTGCCGGTGGTGCTGCCGCCCGTCGTGGCGGGCCTGGGGCTGCTGCTGACCTTCGGGCGGGGCGGGCTGCTGGGCCCGGGGCTGGAACTGGCGGGCGTCAGTCTGGCGTTCTCCCCGGCGGCGGTGGTGCTCGCGCAGCTGTTCACGGCGGCGCCGTTCTACCTGCGCGCGGCGAAGGCGGGATTCGCGGCCGTAGACCGGGACGCCGAGGCGGCGGCCCTGACGGACGGCGCGGGCCGCTGGGCGGCGTTCCGGTTCATCACGTGGCCGCTGGCGTTCCCGTTCCTGCTGGAGGGGCTGGTCCTGACCTGGGCGCGGGCGCTGGGGGAGTTCGGCGCGACGATCCTGTTCGCCGGGTCGCTGCAGGGCCGCACGCGGACGGTGACGCTGGCGATCTACGGGGCGCTGGACAGCGACCTGGGGCCCGCGCTGGTGCTGTCGGCGGTGATGGTGGTGGTGGCGTTCTCGGTGCTGCTCGCCGTGCGGGTGCTGGCGGCGCGGCGCGACCGGCTGGACACCAGCAGCCCAGGATGACCCACCCCCACGGCGGCGTGAAGGTGCTCCGGCCGCCACAGTCACCGCGGTTCTCCGGTGTGTCGAGG contains:
- a CDS encoding ABC transporter permease, with amino-acid sequence MRRAGLPWPGVLLGALFAAFLLLPTLVLLSRGLGADFWVTLRSPAVLDALRVSLWTTGVTLLVTVVTGTPLAFLLARREFPGRALLDALLDLPVVLPPVVAGLGLLLTFGRGGLLGPGLELAGVSLAFSPAAVVLAQLFTAAPFYLRAAKAGFAAVDRDAEAAALTDGAGRWAAFRFITWPLAFPFLLEGLVLTWARALGEFGATILFAGSLQGRTRTVTLAIYGALDSDLGPALVLSAVMVVVAFSVLLAVRVLAARRDRLDTSSPG